The following proteins come from a genomic window of Sardina pilchardus chromosome 1, fSarPil1.1, whole genome shotgun sequence:
- the LOC134078105 gene encoding B-cell receptor CD22-like, with protein MFLRRGLFLVKFLLCLPGIWGSEWGVVYIPKEACALAGSTLYVDCTYVYPSHLKVTGAFWYQGCSSGGEDEDLSQNKEFAGRVEYLGDTESSCSLRVTDLKESDSGEYCFRFITSRWWRGKWTGAPGVDLSVSVLQVLMASETVTEGESVTLTCHSTACTLSNSATYLWHKSSRIATSNRTTEKNTLTLDPVSSEDAGSYSCAVRGCEEHPSPAAPLTVRYTPKNTSVSVNPSEVSNGGLVTLTCSSDAYPPVHDYTWYRQNGLGTFRLGAGEKMNFTLDIGDSGRYICEAWNEVGSGNSTGVEITFAAPAWWITAELLIILSVMALLISPYSSSMLQDGGSQQSS; from the exons atgttTCTTAGAAGAGGTCTCTTTCTGGTAAAATTCCTTTTGTGCCTCCCAG GCATTTGGGGTTCAGAGTGGGGCGTTGTCTACATTCCTAAGGAAGCTTGTGCCTTGGCAGGCTCAACTTTGTACGTGGACTGCACATACGTCTATCCCAGCCACTTGAAAGTGACAGGTGCATTCTGGTATCAAGGATGTAGCAGTggtggagaggatgaggatCTGAGTCAGAACAAAGAGTTTGCAGGTCGGGTGGAGTATCTGGGCGATACGGAGAGTAGCTGTAGCCTGAGGGTAACGGATCTGAAAGAAAGTGACTCTGGTGAATACTGCTTCAGGTTCATTACAAGTAGGTGGTGGCGAGGAAAATGGACTGGAGCTCCTGGAGTTGATCTCTCTGTTTCag TCCTGCAGGTGTTGATGGCCTCAGAGACGGTGACCgaaggagagagtgtgacaCTGACCTGCCACAGCACCGCCTGCACTCTGAGCAACAGCGCCACCTACCTCTGGCACAAGAGTTCAAGGATTGCAACCAGCAACCGCACCACCGAGAAGAACACACTCACCTTAGACCCGGTCAGCAGCGAGGACGCAGGCAGCTACTCGTGTGCGGTGAGAGGATGTGAGGAGCATCCCTCTCCTGCAGCGCCCCTCACTGTCCGAT ATACTCCAAAGAACACCTCAGTGTCTGTGAATCCCTCTGAAGTGTCGAACGGAGGTTTggtgactctgacctgcagcagtgatgcctACCCACCTGTGCACGACTACACCTGGTACAGACAGAATGGACTTGGAACATTCCGCCTGGGCGCTGGAGAGAAGATGAACTTCACTCTGGATATTGGCGATAGTGGACGTTATATCTGTGAGGCATGGAATGAAGTTGGCTCTGGTAACTCCACAGGAGTGGAGATAACGTTTGCAG CTCCAGCATGGTGGATCACAGCAGAGCTCTTAATCATTCTGTCTGTCATGGCTCTCTTGATTTCTCCCTATAGCTCCAGCATG CTCCAGGATGGTGGATCACAGCAGAGCTCTTAA
- the LOC134088071 gene encoding zinc finger protein 3 homolog isoform X1 — protein MHISQTFLATVVKGLLFPMCQTRVKVPLSSLRLWVPPLRLLSAFLWQVAAKRQVTYYTRLEEFTSVVLETVPRLLSPKERVELLLGLRAKVSESRIFMFILDLCRKLPSVTLKAMQPHLNKFSKIAESVSIVGSERTTIDAAVRGFVELVKTLLQSSTDRDHFFQDIYPLHYGATYDTALQILVWKFLSRLELLLPVPNFHMLQAATWFDKDPSLLEDSLQLVYDTKKVQHLLLQFKDCSHLTPESSPSPILGNTVFSTLSVPVTVKTIHPCEHREQCLLTAHDSHESKDGADTLEDPNEEGGLGDVEGADEQRDVDEEDIHEDEEGRRAVEEGRPVDDEDIQEDDKGRCEDDEDRHTDEKGRPEDDEDRPEDEGDRRTNEEGRCEEDHDPQRNLNQGRQKNVEETVLHDQKARSEKDQHNGDVRDCERLVSSRSEQEDLASSREESGEKRRVSSNRPLHHKCPECGKVFNHKHDLTRHWTIHTGEKPFLCSLCGKRFRVKTVLESHIRVHTGERPFCCSVCGKRFTQRAAWKLHARVHTRERPYLCSFCGKSFPYLGQLNSHKRIHTGECPFKCELCGKEFRDSGKLTSHRVVHTKEKPYSCSVCSKRFSTSSIRQRHMRVHTGEKPHECLVCGKRFSQQYNVRIHQRVHR, from the exons ATGCACATTTCGCAAACTTTTCTTGCGACAGTTGTCAAGGGACTGTTATTCCCAATGTGTCAAACACGTGTCAAAg TTCCTCTATCCTCCTTGCGCCTCTGGGTTCCACCGCTGAGGTTACTGTCAGCGTTCCTGTGGCAGGTGGCGGCGAAGCGGCAAGTCACGTACTACACCAGGCTGGAGGAGTTTACCTCAGTCGTTTTGGAGACTGTTCCACGCCTACTGAGTCCTAAGGAAAGAGTTGAACTGCTCCTTGGCTTGAGAGCTAAGGTGAGCGAAAGCAGAATATTCATG TTTATTTTAGATTTATGCCGCAAGCTTCCATCAGTGACTCTCAAGGCAATGCAGCCACACTTGAACAAATTTTCAAAGATTGCTGAGTCCGTCTCCATTGTTGGG AGTGAACGTACAACCATAGATGCTGCTGTGAGAGGCTTTGTGGAGCTCGTCAAAACCCTTCTGCAGAGTTCCACAGACAGGGACCATTTCTTTCAG GATATCTACCCATTGCATTATGGTGCCACATATGACACAGCACTTCAGATACTTGTGTGGAAATTCCTCAGCAGACTGGAACTGTTACTGCCCGTGCCCAACTTCCACATG TTGCAGGCAGCCACTTGGTTTGATAAAGACCCCTCACTCTTGGAGGATTCTCTACAATTGGTTTATGACACTAAGAAAGTTCAACATTTGTTGCTGCAGTTCAAAGATTGTTCACACTTGACCCCTG AAAGCTCGCCTTCACCGATTTTGGGAAACACTGTTTTCTCAACATTATCTGTCCCTGTCACTGTTAAGACCATTCACCCCTGTGAACACCGTGAGCAATGTTTGCTGACTGCTCATGACAGCCATGAGTCTAAGGATGGGGCAGATACACTTGAAGACCCGAATGAGGAGGGCGGATTAGGAGATGTGGAGGGGgcagatgaacagagagatgtGGATGAAGAAGATATACATGAGGATGAAGAAGGTAGACGTGCGGTTGAAGAAGGTAGACCTGTGGATGACGAAGATATTCAGGAGGACGACAAAGGTAGATGTGAGGATGACGAAGATAGACATACGGATGAAAAAGGTAGACCTGAGGATGACGAAGATAGACCTGAGGATGAAGGAGATAGACGTACGAATGAAGAGGGTAGATGTGAGGAGGATCATGATCCACAGAGGAACCTTAATCAAGGCAGGCAGAAAAATGTGGAGGAGACAGTTCTGCATGATCAGAAAGCGAGAAGCGAGAAGGATCAACATAATG GTGACGTACGTGATTGTGAGAGACTTGTAAGCAGCAGGAGTGAGCAAGAGGACCTGGCATCCTCAAGAGAAGAGTctggggagaagagaagagtttcATCAAATAGGCCCCTGCATCACAAATGCCCCGAATGCGGCAAAGTTTTTAATCATAAACATGACCTTACCAGGCATTGGACCATTCACACGGGTGAGAAAccttttctctgctctctctgtggcaAGAGGTTCAGAGTGAAGACCGTTTTGGAAAGTCATATACGTGTGCATACAGGTGAACGACCCTTCTGCTGTTCAGTCTGTGGGAAGAGGTTCACCCAGAGGGCAGCCTGGAAATTGCATGCGCGGGTGCACACTAGAGAGAGACCATACTTGTGTTCTTTCTGCGGCAAGAGTTTCCCTTACTTGGGGCAATTGAACAGTCACAAACGCATTCACACAGGAGAGTGTCCTTTCAAGTGTGAGCTCTGTGGGAAAGAGTTCCGGGACTCTGGGAAGCTGACCAGCCACAGAGTCGTCCACACAAAGGAGAAACCATATAGTTGCTCCGTGTGCTCTAAACGTTTTTCCACGTCTTCCATAAGGCAAAGACATATGCGAGTACATACAGGGGAGAAACCCCATGAGTGTCTGGTATGTGGAAAACGATTTTCACAGCAATACAATGTGAGAATACATCAACGTGTTCATAGATGA
- the LOC134088071 gene encoding zinc finger protein 3 homolog isoform X2 produces MHISQTFLATVVKGLLFPMCQTRVKVPLSSLRLWVPPLRLLSAFLWQVAAKRQVTYYTRLEEFTSVVLETVPRLLSPKERVELLLGLRAKFILDLCRKLPSVTLKAMQPHLNKFSKIAESVSIVGSERTTIDAAVRGFVELVKTLLQSSTDRDHFFQDIYPLHYGATYDTALQILVWKFLSRLELLLPVPNFHMLQAATWFDKDPSLLEDSLQLVYDTKKVQHLLLQFKDCSHLTPESSPSPILGNTVFSTLSVPVTVKTIHPCEHREQCLLTAHDSHESKDGADTLEDPNEEGGLGDVEGADEQRDVDEEDIHEDEEGRRAVEEGRPVDDEDIQEDDKGRCEDDEDRHTDEKGRPEDDEDRPEDEGDRRTNEEGRCEEDHDPQRNLNQGRQKNVEETVLHDQKARSEKDQHNGDVRDCERLVSSRSEQEDLASSREESGEKRRVSSNRPLHHKCPECGKVFNHKHDLTRHWTIHTGEKPFLCSLCGKRFRVKTVLESHIRVHTGERPFCCSVCGKRFTQRAAWKLHARVHTRERPYLCSFCGKSFPYLGQLNSHKRIHTGECPFKCELCGKEFRDSGKLTSHRVVHTKEKPYSCSVCSKRFSTSSIRQRHMRVHTGEKPHECLVCGKRFSQQYNVRIHQRVHR; encoded by the exons ATGCACATTTCGCAAACTTTTCTTGCGACAGTTGTCAAGGGACTGTTATTCCCAATGTGTCAAACACGTGTCAAAg TTCCTCTATCCTCCTTGCGCCTCTGGGTTCCACCGCTGAGGTTACTGTCAGCGTTCCTGTGGCAGGTGGCGGCGAAGCGGCAAGTCACGTACTACACCAGGCTGGAGGAGTTTACCTCAGTCGTTTTGGAGACTGTTCCACGCCTACTGAGTCCTAAGGAAAGAGTTGAACTGCTCCTTGGCTTGAGAGCTAAG TTTATTTTAGATTTATGCCGCAAGCTTCCATCAGTGACTCTCAAGGCAATGCAGCCACACTTGAACAAATTTTCAAAGATTGCTGAGTCCGTCTCCATTGTTGGG AGTGAACGTACAACCATAGATGCTGCTGTGAGAGGCTTTGTGGAGCTCGTCAAAACCCTTCTGCAGAGTTCCACAGACAGGGACCATTTCTTTCAG GATATCTACCCATTGCATTATGGTGCCACATATGACACAGCACTTCAGATACTTGTGTGGAAATTCCTCAGCAGACTGGAACTGTTACTGCCCGTGCCCAACTTCCACATG TTGCAGGCAGCCACTTGGTTTGATAAAGACCCCTCACTCTTGGAGGATTCTCTACAATTGGTTTATGACACTAAGAAAGTTCAACATTTGTTGCTGCAGTTCAAAGATTGTTCACACTTGACCCCTG AAAGCTCGCCTTCACCGATTTTGGGAAACACTGTTTTCTCAACATTATCTGTCCCTGTCACTGTTAAGACCATTCACCCCTGTGAACACCGTGAGCAATGTTTGCTGACTGCTCATGACAGCCATGAGTCTAAGGATGGGGCAGATACACTTGAAGACCCGAATGAGGAGGGCGGATTAGGAGATGTGGAGGGGgcagatgaacagagagatgtGGATGAAGAAGATATACATGAGGATGAAGAAGGTAGACGTGCGGTTGAAGAAGGTAGACCTGTGGATGACGAAGATATTCAGGAGGACGACAAAGGTAGATGTGAGGATGACGAAGATAGACATACGGATGAAAAAGGTAGACCTGAGGATGACGAAGATAGACCTGAGGATGAAGGAGATAGACGTACGAATGAAGAGGGTAGATGTGAGGAGGATCATGATCCACAGAGGAACCTTAATCAAGGCAGGCAGAAAAATGTGGAGGAGACAGTTCTGCATGATCAGAAAGCGAGAAGCGAGAAGGATCAACATAATG GTGACGTACGTGATTGTGAGAGACTTGTAAGCAGCAGGAGTGAGCAAGAGGACCTGGCATCCTCAAGAGAAGAGTctggggagaagagaagagtttcATCAAATAGGCCCCTGCATCACAAATGCCCCGAATGCGGCAAAGTTTTTAATCATAAACATGACCTTACCAGGCATTGGACCATTCACACGGGTGAGAAAccttttctctgctctctctgtggcaAGAGGTTCAGAGTGAAGACCGTTTTGGAAAGTCATATACGTGTGCATACAGGTGAACGACCCTTCTGCTGTTCAGTCTGTGGGAAGAGGTTCACCCAGAGGGCAGCCTGGAAATTGCATGCGCGGGTGCACACTAGAGAGAGACCATACTTGTGTTCTTTCTGCGGCAAGAGTTTCCCTTACTTGGGGCAATTGAACAGTCACAAACGCATTCACACAGGAGAGTGTCCTTTCAAGTGTGAGCTCTGTGGGAAAGAGTTCCGGGACTCTGGGAAGCTGACCAGCCACAGAGTCGTCCACACAAAGGAGAAACCATATAGTTGCTCCGTGTGCTCTAAACGTTTTTCCACGTCTTCCATAAGGCAAAGACATATGCGAGTACATACAGGGGAGAAACCCCATGAGTGTCTGGTATGTGGAAAACGATTTTCACAGCAATACAATGTGAGAATACATCAACGTGTTCATAGATGA